From a region of the Helicobacter hepaticus ATCC 51449 genome:
- the pyrE gene encoding orotate phosphoribosyltransferase — translation MLDVKQLYLNANALLKGHFLLSSGNHSDHYLQSARVLENPAIAQQLANALAAQIKDSHIKVECVCSPALGGILAGYELARALGVRFIFTERVEGQMQLRRGFKVAKDEKVLVCEDIITTGGSALESAQCVEFEGAKIVAYAGLANRGFCKRVGSNLPRKKEARLPEHIPLFALEDFVFNMYEPHSCPLCDAGEQKAIKPGSRGN, via the coding sequence ATGCTTGATGTTAAACAACTCTATTTAAATGCGAATGCTTTGCTTAAAGGACACTTCCTCTTAAGCAGCGGAAATCACTCTGACCACTATCTCCAATCAGCACGTGTATTAGAAAATCCAGCCATTGCGCAGCAATTAGCCAATGCCTTAGCAGCACAAATTAAAGATTCTCATATTAAAGTTGAATGCGTATGCTCTCCTGCTCTTGGTGGAATCCTCGCAGGGTATGAACTCGCAAGAGCTCTAGGTGTGAGATTTATTTTCACAGAACGAGTTGAGGGGCAAATGCAGCTAAGAAGGGGCTTCAAAGTGGCAAAAGATGAAAAAGTGCTTGTATGCGAAGATATTATTACTACTGGTGGTTCAGCTTTAGAATCTGCTCAATGCGTAGAGTTTGAAGGTGCAAAAATAGTCGCTTACGCAGGATTGGCAAATCGGGGATTCTGTAAGCGCGTAGGCTCAAATCTCCCGCGCAAAAAAGAGGCGCGATTGCCAGAGCACATCCCGCTTTTTGCACTTGAAGATTTTGTATTTAATATGTATGAGCCGCATTCCTGCCCTCTGTGTGATGCAGGAGAGCAAAAAGCAATTAAACCCGGTAGTCGCGGTAATTAA
- a CDS encoding DUF2147 domain-containing protein encodes MNYKKIILILVLSTAVIYGAELEGYYMTHKGEKGQQSIVEFFKKGDKYYAYGFANVDGSLPKKDVNNENPALRNRLDKGSVFVYNLVREGKSDVFKNGKVYNFDSGKEYYAKVTLKGNTLELRGSIDKSGFMGETKVWKKLSDEEVKPYLSQKPDFSVVEKSLKDIKP; translated from the coding sequence ATGAATTACAAAAAAATAATATTGATTTTGGTTTTATCTACGGCAGTTATTTATGGAGCAGAGCTAGAGGGTTATTATATGACTCATAAAGGTGAGAAAGGACAGCAAAGTATTGTGGAGTTTTTTAAAAAAGGTGATAAATACTATGCCTATGGTTTTGCTAATGTAGATGGTTCGCTACCCAAAAAAGATGTCAATAATGAGAATCCAGCTCTTAGAAATCGTCTTGATAAGGGGAGTGTATTTGTCTATAATCTCGTAAGAGAGGGTAAGAGTGATGTATTTAAAAATGGCAAGGTATATAATTTTGATTCAGGAAAAGAGTATTATGCCAAAGTAACGCTTAAGGGCAATACACTTGAGTTGCGCGGGAGTATTGATAAATCTGGCTTTATGGGTGAGACAAAGGTTTGGAAAAAGCTAAGCGATGAAGAAGTTAAGCCTTATCTATCCCAAAAGCCAGATTTTTCTGTTGTAGAAAAAAGTCTTAAAGATATAAAACCATAA
- a CDS encoding ATP-dependent helicase, with protein MPVSLSSVQPLVPQTLEQTIVSLNDAQKQAVEHIDGAMLILAGAGSGKTKTITTRLAYLIDEVGIPPSATLTLTFTNKAAQEMRERALTLLHNRYESPPLLCTFHRFGLLFLRFHITALGRNANFVVLDTDDKRAILKSLCKIRPISQLDYYISDMKNAFLSPEQAQTYAHSEEYKLMNRIYGEYENYLLNKNLLDFDDLLYLTYAILLKNDNIAKQMSEKYHYIMVDEYQDTNEIQYKILKRLCLAHTNLCVVGDDDQSIYGWRGANVKNILGFPKEFDEVKVVKLEENYRSSEQILNAANALISHNSKRLGKNLKSIKGAGANVRVIESENESTEAEFLAKDILTLLSQGINPSEIAVLFRVNALSRSIEEGFNRAKIPYKIIGAVRFYERAEIKDLLCYLRLIVNPNDDYSFLRIINRPRRGIGKITQLKLEELARTFNTSCFSSITQYTQQSKEAIGEKAYNALLELTQNIERWRKYTDLADVIEDMQEHIVFTFSRLDEVDRKGNIEEFYGMFRDYAIANPSNQVEDFLNDIALASPTDELTGEYVSCMSIHMAKGLEFKYVYVIGFEEGIFPLWNDEDEIQEERRLGYVAITRAKDFLTLCSAKSRLRRGKREWLEQSRFLRESGLLGVYNAPSLYKTQSIQEEAEVVFSKGMKVQHKLFGVGVVESIKGKGSQCQLRINFSGLERVILASFVQKVCE; from the coding sequence ATGCCGGTATCTCTCTCATCTGTTCAACCACTTGTTCCACAAACACTTGAGCAAACTATTGTTTCGCTTAATGACGCTCAAAAGCAAGCAGTTGAACATATTGATGGGGCAATGCTTATCCTTGCAGGAGCAGGGAGTGGTAAGACTAAAACAATTACAACACGTTTAGCTTATCTGATTGATGAGGTTGGGATTCCCCCAAGTGCCACACTTACACTTACCTTCACTAATAAAGCTGCGCAGGAGATGAGAGAGAGAGCCTTAACACTTTTGCATAATAGATATGAATCTCCACCGCTTTTATGCACTTTTCATCGTTTTGGACTACTTTTTTTACGCTTTCATATTACTGCACTTGGGAGAAATGCAAATTTTGTAGTGCTTGATACTGATGATAAACGCGCTATTTTAAAATCTTTGTGCAAGATTCGTCCTATTTCACAGCTTGATTATTATATTTCAGATATGAAAAATGCCTTTCTTTCGCCCGAACAAGCACAAACTTATGCCCATAGTGAAGAATATAAGCTAATGAATAGAATCTATGGGGAATATGAAAATTATTTATTGAATAAAAATTTACTTGATTTTGATGATTTGCTTTATCTTACGTATGCAATTTTGCTTAAAAATGACAATATAGCAAAGCAAATGAGCGAAAAATATCACTACATTATGGTTGATGAATACCAAGATACTAATGAGATTCAATATAAAATCCTTAAACGTTTATGTCTTGCTCATACTAATCTTTGTGTTGTAGGTGATGATGATCAGAGTATTTATGGGTGGCGTGGAGCAAATGTGAAGAATATCTTAGGATTTCCTAAGGAATTTGATGAAGTAAAGGTTGTTAAGTTAGAGGAAAATTATCGCTCAAGTGAGCAGATTCTTAATGCTGCAAATGCACTTATTTCTCACAATAGTAAGCGTTTGGGTAAAAATTTAAAGAGTATCAAAGGTGCTGGAGCAAATGTAAGAGTAATAGAAAGTGAAAATGAAAGCACAGAAGCGGAATTTCTTGCTAAAGATATTTTAACGCTCCTTTCTCAAGGTATAAATCCGAGCGAAATTGCAGTTTTGTTTCGTGTAAATGCACTCTCTCGGAGTATTGAAGAGGGCTTTAATCGTGCTAAGATTCCCTATAAAATTATTGGAGCAGTGCGCTTTTATGAACGAGCAGAGATTAAAGATTTACTTTGCTATTTGCGATTAATTGTTAATCCTAATGATGATTATTCATTTTTACGCATTATTAATCGCCCTAGACGAGGGATTGGTAAGATTACACAACTTAAATTAGAAGAACTTGCGCGAACATTCAATACCTCTTGTTTTTCAAGTATTACCCAATATACACAGCAGAGCAAAGAAGCCATTGGAGAAAAGGCATATAATGCACTTTTGGAGCTTACTCAAAATATTGAACGTTGGCGTAAATATACAGATTTAGCAGATGTGATTGAAGATATGCAAGAGCATATTGTATTTACATTCAGTAGGCTTGATGAGGTAGATAGAAAGGGAAATATTGAGGAATTTTATGGTATGTTTCGTGATTATGCTATTGCTAATCCAAGCAATCAAGTTGAAGATTTTTTAAATGATATTGCTTTGGCAAGTCCTACTGATGAATTGACAGGAGAATATGTGAGTTGTATGAGCATACATATGGCTAAGGGATTAGAGTTTAAATATGTATATGTGATTGGTTTTGAAGAGGGTATTTTTCCTCTTTGGAATGATGAAGATGAAATACAAGAAGAGAGACGATTAGGCTATGTGGCAATCACAAGAGCGAAAGATTTTCTTACATTATGTTCGGCAAAAAGCAGATTGCGTAGGGGTAAAAGAGAATGGCTTGAACAATCGCGTTTTTTAAGAGAAAGTGGATTATTGGGCGTATATAATGCACCAAGTCTTTATAAAACTCAATCTATACAAGAAGAAGCAGAAGTGGTATTTAGCAAAGGTATGAAAGTGCAACATAAACTCTTTGGTGTAGGTGTAGTAGAATCTATAAAGGGTAAGGGAAGTCAGTGTCAGCTTAGGATTAATTTTTCCGGATTAGAGCGCGTGATTCTAGCTTCATTTGTGCAAAAGGTATGCGAATGA
- the flgA gene encoding flagellar basal body P-ring formation chaperone FlgA has product MKQFFLFFVIFANINLIADDISIPPSKLSLQKSYQVSKNNIYSTDIFPQIDKRFKIATLPPDKFTLKLKSVDIKLIFARYGYEISSFESEFVEFNFVSDMREDKALDFIQKMYIQHYGKSLEIKKLLVRPIGVLPQQYELLEYELAPPALKKNNGTFVMKYRTGEHSHIKKITFAYMLEGTLEVLKSTQNINVNDTLTPQNTRAERITFERVGAEYISTQEIYNSGAKSYIRVDTAITKDKIKPRIIVKKGDKIRVFSREGGITTEIVLVARQNAVHNEIINAQNPNSGKIIRVKITDEGKGEIL; this is encoded by the coding sequence ATGAAACAATTTTTTCTTTTTTTTGTCATTTTTGCGAATATAAATCTAATCGCAGATGATATTTCTATCCCTCCATCTAAACTCTCATTGCAAAAGAGCTATCAAGTGAGCAAAAATAATATTTATTCAACAGATATATTTCCTCAAATAGATAAGCGTTTTAAGATTGCTACTCTACCTCCTGATAAATTCACTCTTAAACTTAAAAGTGTAGATATAAAGCTTATTTTTGCGCGCTATGGATATGAGATTAGCTCTTTTGAGAGTGAATTTGTAGAATTTAATTTTGTAAGTGATATGCGCGAAGATAAGGCATTGGATTTTATACAAAAAATGTATATTCAACATTATGGTAAAAGTCTCGAGATAAAAAAGCTACTCGTGCGTCCAATAGGCGTATTGCCACAACAATATGAATTACTTGAGTATGAATTAGCACCTCCTGCATTAAAAAAAAACAACGGCACTTTTGTGATGAAGTATCGCACTGGAGAGCATTCACATATCAAAAAAATCACTTTTGCTTATATGCTTGAAGGAACGCTTGAAGTGCTTAAAAGCACGCAAAATATTAATGTTAATGATACTTTAACACCGCAAAATACGCGCGCAGAGCGTATCACTTTTGAGCGAGTAGGTGCAGAATACATTAGCACACAAGAGATTTATAATAGTGGAGCGAAGAGCTATATTCGCGTAGATACAGCTATTACAAAAGATAAAATCAAGCCAAGAATCATCGTAAAAAAAGGAGATAAGATTCGTGTCTTTAGTCGTGAAGGTGGTATTACAACGGAAATAGTCCTTGTGGCAAGACAAAATGCCGTGCACAATGAAATTATTAATGCCCAAAATCCAAATAGCGGGAAAATCATACGCGTAAAAATTACCGATGAAGGCAAGGGTGAAATTTTGTAA
- a CDS encoding UbiX family flavin prenyltransferase, whose product MRGIKKLVVAIGGASGVHLGLKFIECVPDSIELFVVVSEGAKDVAKHELDYNFKEQLFALKHKREFCIYNENEMDSPIASGSFGIDAMAVVPTSMNLLAKIANGLCDELISRCASVMLKERRKLLLAPREMPLSPIALEQMSKLSLLGVIIAPPSVGYYAKPNDLESMERFFIGKWFDALCIENILYQRWKYDIKGI is encoded by the coding sequence ATGAGAGGAATCAAGAAGCTTGTAGTTGCTATAGGAGGAGCGAGCGGGGTGCATTTAGGTTTAAAGTTTATTGAATGTGTCCCAGATTCTATTGAATTGTTTGTGGTGGTGAGTGAAGGTGCAAAAGATGTTGCAAAGCACGAGCTTGATTATAATTTTAAAGAACAGCTTTTTGCACTCAAACATAAAAGAGAGTTTTGTATTTATAATGAAAATGAAATGGATAGCCCAATAGCTTCGGGTAGCTTTGGTATTGATGCTATGGCGGTTGTGCCAACAAGTATGAATCTTCTTGCTAAAATAGCTAATGGATTATGTGATGAGCTTATTTCACGATGTGCATCAGTGATGCTTAAAGAGAGACGAAAATTACTTTTGGCACCTCGTGAAATGCCTTTAAGTCCTATTGCACTAGAGCAAATGAGTAAGCTTTCTTTGCTTGGCGTGATAATTGCCCCTCCAAGTGTAGGGTATTATGCTAAGCCGAATGATTTAGAATCTATGGAGAGGTTTTTTATAGGAAAGTGGTTTGATGCACTTTGTATAGAAAATATACTTTATCAACGTTGGAAATATGATATAAAGGGGATTTAA
- the coaD gene encoding pantetheine-phosphate adenylyltransferase, whose protein sequence is MRTLAIYPGTFDPVTNGHLDIIKRSMEIFDNVIVAVAQSSSKRPMFSLQERIDILKLSTQNLVNVQVEGFCTLLADFAKQKGARMIIRGLRAVSDFEYELQIGYANASLNPELETIYFMPTLENAFISSSVVRSIIEHNGAFSHLVPKNAADFIYSLYTKHKRGM, encoded by the coding sequence ATGAGAACATTAGCCATTTATCCGGGCACTTTTGACCCTGTAACAAATGGGCATTTGGATATTATCAAACGTTCTATGGAGATTTTTGATAATGTAATTGTTGCTGTGGCTCAATCAAGCTCTAAACGACCAATGTTTTCGCTTCAAGAACGCATTGATATTTTAAAGCTTAGCACACAAAATTTAGTAAATGTGCAAGTTGAAGGTTTTTGCACTCTTCTTGCAGATTTTGCAAAGCAAAAGGGTGCAAGAATGATTATACGAGGATTGCGGGCTGTAAGTGATTTTGAATATGAATTACAAATAGGCTACGCGAACGCTTCGCTCAATCCAGAGCTTGAAACAATTTATTTTATGCCAACTTTAGAGAATGCATTTATTAGCTCATCAGTAGTGCGTTCAATCATTGAACATAATGGAGCATTTTCTCACCTTGTGCCAAAAAATGCTGCTGATTTTATTTATTCACTTTATACCAAACATAAAAGAGGTATGTAA
- the tmk gene encoding dTMP kinase — protein sequence MYVAIEGVDTCGKSTQIQLLKAYYPQAVFTKEPGGSIIGEHIRDLVLFAPKKYGFTLDERAELMLFLADRAQHYAQVLLPHKDKLIISDRSVISGIAYAKSIDIAQSIALNDFVLRGMLPDLVVILELDEKSLKERIESKSHDNIESRGISYMLEIQKCFKNVVTQMNLKYIVLDATQDKERICAQIREHINILV from the coding sequence ATGTATGTAGCAATTGAAGGCGTAGATACTTGTGGTAAAAGCACACAGATTCAATTACTCAAAGCGTATTACCCACAAGCTGTTTTTACCAAAGAGCCCGGTGGCAGTATTATTGGTGAGCATATACGAGATCTTGTGCTTTTTGCGCCTAAAAAATATGGTTTTACACTTGATGAACGGGCAGAGTTAATGTTATTTCTTGCTGATAGAGCACAGCATTATGCTCAAGTCCTTCTTCCGCACAAAGATAAACTTATTATTTCCGATAGAAGTGTTATATCGGGTATAGCGTATGCAAAGAGTATTGATATAGCACAAAGTATAGCCCTTAATGATTTTGTTTTGCGTGGTATGTTACCCGATTTAGTAGTCATTTTGGAGCTTGATGAGAAAAGCCTGAAAGAAAGGATTGAGAGCAAAAGCCACGATAATATTGAAAGTAGAGGCATTTCATATATGCTTGAGATTCAAAAATGCTTTAAAAATGTCGTTACCCAAATGAATCTTAAATATATAGTGCTTGATGCTACACAGGATAAAGAAAGGATTTGTGCCCAAATTAGAGAGCATATCAATATTTTAGTGTAA
- a CDS encoding phosphoribosyltransferase, with product MKCLVCEKWSFKIICEECLARIPLVPRYRILQSGIKAYSFYRYEDVAFLMQSKYHLIGSRILPLLTKRAAAYFFTNFSFHHLTNQSLPIALVGLDDYPYGAYSHVGVIVKVFSQESKGIFKASFGALKAQNKVKYAGKNLHFRQNNPKGFVYKDSFIQNIDIQSRGFVLLDDIITTGTSLNEAISAFRDTQILFCLALCDAKE from the coding sequence ATGAAATGTCTTGTATGTGAGAAATGGAGCTTTAAAATTATTTGTGAAGAATGCCTTGCGCGTATTCCTCTCGTGCCTCGTTATAGAATCTTGCAAAGCGGCATAAAAGCATATAGTTTTTATCGTTATGAAGATGTAGCGTTTCTTATGCAGAGCAAATATCATCTTATTGGCTCTCGGATTCTACCACTTCTTACTAAGAGGGCGGCAGCATATTTTTTCACGAATTTTAGCTTTCATCATCTCACAAATCAATCTTTGCCTATTGCCCTTGTTGGTTTAGATGATTATCCCTATGGTGCATATTCGCACGTAGGTGTGATTGTAAAAGTATTTTCTCAAGAGAGCAAAGGTATTTTCAAAGCTTCTTTTGGTGCGCTCAAAGCTCAAAATAAGGTTAAATATGCAGGCAAAAACCTTCATTTTCGCCAGAACAATCCTAAGGGATTTGTGTATAAAGATTCTTTTATTCAAAATATTGATATACAATCGCGCGGATTTGTATTGCTTGATGATATTATTACTACCGGAACAAGCTTGAATGAAGCTATAAGTGCATTTAGGGATACTCAAATATTGTTTTGTTTGGCACTGTGTGATGCAAAAGAATAA
- a CDS encoding flagellin A has protein sequence MAFQVNTNVNALNAHAQSTFTQYNLKNSMEKLSSGLRINKAADDASGMAIADSLRSQASALGQAIRNTNDGMGIIQIADKAMDEQLKILDTIKSKAVQAAQDGQSTQSRSMIQMDIIRLIEGLDSIGNNTTYNGMALLSGAFTNKEFQVGAYSNQSIKTSIGSTTSDKIGQVRIETGALVTASGEVTVTFKNVDGVNDITLESVKVSHSAGTGLGVLAEVINKNSDKTGVRAQANAYTTSDESIKSGSLANLMVNGVSIGDIIGIQKNDSDGRLVQAFNAATMHTGVEAYTDNLGRLMLRSTDGRGISLKANGAVPGQGNDVAITTVNGGHDLTTGANNYGRLSLVRTDARDIVVSGLNISSTGYNDDTKVAQTTTNLRDMKGVFNENVRSASGANYNAVIASGGADLGSGVTSLRGAMISMDIAESAMKTLDKIRADLGSVSGQMVSTVNNITITQVNVKAAESGIREVDFAAESSEFTKLNILAQSGSYALSQANAIQQNILRLLN, from the coding sequence ATGGCTTTTCAAGTCAATACTAACGTTAACGCACTTAATGCGCACGCACAATCTACCTTTACTCAATACAACCTTAAAAACTCTATGGAGAAATTGAGTTCTGGTCTTCGCATTAACAAGGCAGCAGATGATGCTTCAGGTATGGCAATTGCAGATAGTTTGCGCTCTCAAGCAAGTGCGCTAGGACAAGCAATAAGAAATACAAATGATGGTATGGGAATTATTCAAATTGCAGATAAGGCAATGGACGAACAACTTAAGATTCTTGATACAATCAAATCTAAAGCCGTTCAAGCAGCTCAAGATGGACAATCTACACAATCTCGTTCAATGATTCAAATGGACATTATCCGTTTGATTGAAGGTTTGGATAGTATAGGTAATAATACTACTTATAATGGTATGGCTCTTCTTTCTGGTGCTTTTACTAACAAAGAGTTCCAAGTAGGTGCATATTCTAACCAATCTATTAAAACATCTATTGGTTCAACTACATCTGATAAGATTGGACAGGTGCGTATTGAGACAGGTGCTTTAGTTACTGCTTCTGGTGAAGTAACTGTAACCTTTAAAAATGTTGATGGGGTTAATGATATTACTTTAGAATCTGTAAAGGTTTCTCACTCTGCAGGAACAGGACTTGGTGTTTTAGCAGAAGTTATTAATAAAAACTCTGATAAAACAGGTGTTCGTGCTCAAGCAAACGCATATACAACTTCAGATGAATCAATTAAATCTGGAAGTTTGGCAAATCTTATGGTTAATGGTGTTTCTATTGGAGATATTATTGGTATTCAAAAAAATGATAGCGATGGACGTTTGGTGCAAGCTTTCAATGCTGCAACAATGCACACAGGTGTTGAAGCCTATACAGATAATCTTGGTCGCTTGATGCTTAGAAGCACAGATGGACGTGGTATTAGTTTGAAGGCTAATGGTGCTGTGCCAGGACAAGGTAATGATGTAGCAATTACTACTGTGAATGGCGGACACGATCTTACTACTGGTGCAAACAACTATGGACGTCTCTCTCTTGTGAGAACTGATGCAAGAGATATTGTTGTCTCTGGTTTGAATATTAGCTCAACAGGATATAATGATGATACAAAAGTAGCTCAAACAACTACAAACCTTCGTGATATGAAAGGTGTATTTAATGAAAATGTTCGTTCTGCTTCAGGTGCAAACTATAATGCTGTTATTGCATCTGGTGGAGCAGACCTTGGTTCTGGTGTAACAAGCTTAAGAGGTGCAATGATATCAATGGATATTGCAGAATCTGCAATGAAAACACTTGATAAAATTAGAGCAGACCTTGGTTCTGTATCTGGACAAATGGTAAGCACAGTAAATAACATCACTATTACTCAAGTGAATGTTAAGGCAGCTGAATCTGGTATTCGTGAAGTGGATTTTGCAGCAGAGAGTTCAGAATTTACAAAACTTAATATTCTTGCTCAATCTGGTAGCTATGCTCTCTCTCAAGCAAATGCAATTCAGCAAAATATTCTTAGGTTACTTAACTAA
- a CDS encoding c-type cytochrome has product MNKKLILFLVISLASADEGILSENQYGKNLYENPRGIACNKCHGNKGEGDIIARYKHKGIEKTLLAPRINNLEFSTFAKALHTQKGVMPIYFLTDEEITAIYMYLYRP; this is encoded by the coding sequence ATGAATAAAAAGCTGATATTGTTTCTAGTGATAAGTCTAGCAAGTGCTGATGAAGGAATCTTATCGGAAAATCAATATGGCAAAAATCTTTATGAGAATCCACGAGGTATAGCCTGCAATAAATGTCACGGAAATAAAGGTGAGGGTGATATTATAGCGCGCTATAAACATAAAGGTATAGAAAAAACTTTGCTTGCACCACGTATTAATAATCTTGAATTTAGCACATTTGCCAAAGCACTTCATACTCAAAAAGGGGTTATGCCCATATATTTTCTCACTGATGAAGAAATTACGGCAATTTATATGTATCTTTATCGTCCATAA
- the folD gene encoding bifunctional methylenetetrahydrofolate dehydrogenase/methenyltetrahydrofolate cyclohydrolase FolD, which produces MTLLDGKSLSVTIERDLTEQIAALVSQGVTPGLAVILVGNNPASCAYVQMKAKACKRVGIYSVTHEMPSKITQDELLSVIEILNNDPNIDGILVQLPLPAHIQTSKVLEAINPKKDVDGFHPFNIGRLSVNVDTFVPATPLGVMKLLESYHIDVRGKDVVIIGMSNIVGKPLMSLMLNAGASVSCCHILTRDVKQYTKNADIVCVAVGKVGLLSADMIKEGAVVVDVGINRLESGTLVGDVDFENVAPKSSFITPVPGGVGPMTIVSLLQNTYKAAMYRLEQRMRV; this is translated from the coding sequence ATGACATTATTAGATGGCAAATCCTTGAGTGTAACGATTGAGCGTGATTTAACAGAGCAAATTGCTGCACTTGTTTCTCAAGGTGTAACGCCGGGTTTAGCAGTAATTTTGGTTGGCAATAATCCTGCAAGTTGCGCGTATGTGCAGATGAAAGCAAAGGCGTGTAAGCGCGTAGGAATATACTCTGTTACCCACGAAATGCCTTCAAAAATTACACAAGATGAGCTTTTATCTGTTATTGAGATTTTAAATAATGACCCAAATATTGATGGTATACTCGTTCAGCTGCCTTTGCCTGCACACATTCAGACAAGTAAAGTGCTTGAAGCAATCAACCCTAAAAAAGATGTTGATGGTTTTCATCCATTTAATATAGGGCGATTGAGTGTGAATGTTGATACTTTTGTCCCTGCAACGCCACTTGGTGTAATGAAACTCCTTGAATCTTATCATATTGATGTCCGCGGTAAAGATGTTGTGATTATAGGTATGAGTAATATTGTGGGTAAGCCGCTTATGAGCCTTATGCTTAATGCAGGAGCAAGTGTAAGTTGTTGTCATATTCTCACGCGCGATGTGAAACAATATACTAAGAATGCGGATATTGTATGTGTGGCTGTGGGAAAAGTCGGATTACTTAGTGCAGATATGATTAAAGAGGGTGCAGTTGTAGTAGATGTTGGTATTAATCGTTTAGAATCTGGCACACTTGTAGGAGATGTGGATTTTGAGAATGTCGCACCTAAGAGTAGTTTTATTACACCTGTGCCCGGTGGTGTAGGTCCTATGACTATTGTTAGCCTACTTCAAAATACTTATAAGGCTGCAATGTATCGTTTAGAGCAAAGGATGCGAGTATGA
- the lepB gene encoding signal peptidase I — protein sequence MKKFLSALWAFASSWTGTIVIVLILIFFVMQAFVIPTRSMVGTLFEGDFLFVKKFSYGIPTPRIPWIEVNVLPDFSGNGHLIAGERPKRGDVVVFLPPHIEKTYFVKRTFAVGGDEVIFDKDGLYLHPFEGDEYVREHYSGQIIVERLGKLFVKDPYRGQHPGITYQSVFYKNPMSMERYFADENGKLYQRVCVEGNQGINIGDGEESCELWHKEYTSEPLESFIKDSNIAYTDMSNGRMISSMVKLDGMYYKKIDDDEFFMVGDNRNNSFDSRFWGSVPYKNIIGKPWFIYFSINKANSQEAGADEDKSKRYTIRWERMFKTTEGLEKAAREAMPK from the coding sequence ATGAAAAAGTTTTTAAGTGCATTATGGGCATTTGCTTCAAGCTGGACAGGGACGATTGTTATCGTGCTTATTTTAATATTTTTTGTTATGCAAGCGTTTGTTATTCCTACACGTTCAATGGTTGGCACACTTTTTGAGGGGGATTTTTTATTTGTTAAAAAATTTAGTTATGGGATTCCCACACCACGGATTCCGTGGATTGAAGTGAATGTTTTACCTGATTTTTCTGGAAATGGACACTTGATTGCAGGTGAGCGTCCCAAGAGAGGTGATGTAGTAGTGTTTCTTCCTCCACATATAGAAAAAACTTATTTTGTTAAACGCACTTTTGCAGTAGGCGGTGATGAAGTGATTTTTGATAAAGATGGCTTATATCTCCACCCATTTGAGGGAGATGAATATGTAAGAGAACATTATTCAGGGCAAATTATCGTAGAACGATTAGGCAAACTTTTTGTAAAAGACCCTTATCGTGGGCAGCACCCCGGTATCACCTACCAAAGTGTATTTTATAAGAATCCAATGAGTATGGAGCGCTATTTTGCAGATGAAAATGGCAAACTTTATCAAAGAGTATGTGTTGAGGGCAATCAAGGGATAAATATAGGCGATGGTGAGGAAAGTTGCGAACTATGGCATAAAGAATACACTTCAGAACCATTAGAATCTTTTATAAAAGATTCTAATATTGCTTATACAGATATGAGCAATGGACGAATGATAAGTTCTATGGTCAAGCTTGATGGTATGTATTATAAAAAAATTGATGATGATGAGTTTTTTATGGTAGGAGATAATCGCAACAACAGCTTTGATTCTAGATTTTGGGGAAGTGTGCCTTATAAAAATATTATTGGTAAGCCTTGGTTTATATATTTTAGTATTAATAAGGCAAATTCTCAAGAAGCAGGAGCCGATGAAGATAAAAGCAAGCGTTATACAATTCGTTGGGAGCGAATGTTTAAAACAACAGAGGGACTTGAAAAAGCTGCTCGAGAGGCAATGCCAAAATGA